DNA sequence from the Deltaproteobacteria bacterium genome:
GAGCTCTCGCTGCATCCAAATTGGAGCTTCGCGCGGCCGGGCTATCCGAGCTGGGAGGCGCTCTTCGCGCAGTTCGAGAACGCCGTGCGCGCGCACCCGGAGACGACCTTCATTGGCCTGCACTTCGGCAATGATCCCGAGGAGCCCTTTCGCGTGGGCGAGCTGCTGGATCGCTACCCGAACCTGTACGTCGACGTGGCCGCGCGGGTGGGCGAGCTCGGCCGGCAGGATCCGAAGAAGCTGCGCGCGCTCTTCATCGCCCACAAGGACCGCATCCTCTTCGGCACCGACTGGGCCGTCGACGCGGACAGCATGGTGCTCGGCGCCGGCAACGGACACCCCGAGACGCTCGCCGACCTGGACACGTTCTTCGCCCGGCACGCCGAGTTCTTCGAGACGGATCACGCGCGCATCGCGCACCCGGTGCCCATCCAGGGCCGCTGGACGGTGGACGCGATCGATCTCCCGGATGACGTCCGCGACGCGCTCTACACGGGCAACGCCATCCGCCTGTTTCACCTGGAATCGCTGCCCGCCGAGCAGCCCGTGCCGAAGTAGGGGCGTGTCGGAGGGCCATTGCCGATCCCCGTCGCCGCGTCCTAGCATCGAAGCTGGTCCCGCAGGCCCCGAGCGAACGCCCGAATGTGGCAGATCCTCATCAACGGCCCCGGCTACTTCGACACCTCCTACAACCTCCCCGAGGGTGACACCCACCTCGGCCGCGCGGACGAGAACGAGGTCGTGCTCACCGGCGACAAGGTCTCGCGCCGGCACGCGCGCCTCCGCGTGAACGGCGGCCAGGTCACGCTCGAGGACCTGGGCTCGCGAAACGGCACCCAGCTGGCCCAGAAGCCCGTCTCGGGCACCGTGCCGCTCTCCGACGGCGACATCGTCACCGTGGGCGAGAACACCCTCACCCTGCACATGGCCGGTCAGGCCGAGGCGTCGCGCACGGAGATGGTGGACTTCGCCAAGCACGGCCAGGTCGCGGCGAGCACGCTCTCCAAGGAAGCCGCCGAGCTCGCCGGCCAGGTGCTCTTCACCCGCGACCTGCGCGAGAACAGCTTCATCGCCAGCTTCGAGGCCGCCAAGGGCATGAGCGTGGCCGAGCTGCAGACGGCCAGCTCCGACCACGACGGCGTGCAGGTGAAGAGCCTGGCCCTGCTCTACAAGGTGGTCGACGCGCTCGCGACCTCGGGCTCCCTCGACGCCTTCCTGCAGCAGATGCTGGACATGGTGATGGAGCTCGCCGCGGCCAAGACCGGCGTGGTGCTGCTCAAGAACGCGCGCGGCAGCTTCTCGCCGGTCGTCGTTCGGCACGCGGGCAAGCTGCAGAAGGGCGAGGTGCCCGTCTCCGACGCCATCGTGGCCGAGGTGGTGCAGAAGAAGGTCGCGCTGGTGGTGGGCGACGCCCAGGACGACGAGCGCTTCAAGAGCCGCGAGAGCGTGATCCTCTACGCCATGAAGCAGGTGCTCTGCGTGCCCATGGTGCACGAGGGGAATTTGATTGGCCTGGTGTACCTGAACCGCGAGGCGGATCCGTCGGCGGGCGGCATGTCGCTGGAGGCGATGCTCGACCTGCTCACCGCCATCGCCCAGCTCGCGGCCGCGGGCGCGCAGCAGGCCAAGCTGAAGGCGAAGGTGCAGAACGAGGAGCGCATCCGCCGGGCGCTGGAGCGCTTCCACGCGCCGGAGGTCGTCGATCGGCTGGTGAAGGACCTGGGCAAGGGCCAGCAGATCGGCGCCAAGGTCGACGAGCGGGTGGTGACGGTGGTCTTCGCCGACATCGTGGGCTTCACCGCGCTCACCGAGCGGCTGCCCGCGGCGCGGGTGGTGGAGCTGCTCAACGAGTTCTACCGGCGGATGACGCGGGTCATCTTCAGCTTCGGCGGCACGGTCGATAAGTTCATCGGCGACTCGGTGATGGCCGTGTTTGGCGCGCCGTACACCAAGAGCGACGACGCCGTCCGCGCGGTTCGGGCCGCCCTGGCCATGCGCCGCGAGTTCGCGGACATGATTCAAACCCGGCCTGGCGACGAGCGCTGCGGCATCAAGCTGGCGCTGAACACCGGCAAGGTGCTCGCGGGAACGGTGGGTTCCGACGATCGCCTCGAGTACACGGCCCTGGGCGACCCGGTGAACACGGCCTCGCGGCTCGAGGAATCGGCGCTGCCGGGGCAGATCCTGGCCACGCAAGAGACGATCGAGGCGGTGGGCGAGCGCTTCCAGACCAACCCGCTCGGTCCGCGCGAGCTGCGTGGCAAGAGCGAGGCGGTGCTGGTGCACGAGCTCGTCGAAGAAGACCCCAACTGGACGACCAATCCAGGCATCTAGCCGGTCCCGGCCGAACGACCCACGACCCACGTCCCGCGATTGGGCCACCCCATCCGGGCGTCTGGCGGACGAATTCGAGCTTCTTTCGCGCTCGGTCAAGTGGACGCGGCCCCTCCCGGCTGCGTTCCAAGGCGCCAGCACCTCTGGCATCATCCTCGGCATGCTCAGCGCGCTCGCGCCCTGTGCCGGAGGCCGTGCCGGCCCATGATCGGAGAGAAGGCGGCGAAGGGGCTCCGGCCGTTCGCGCCGCAGTCCTTTGGACGGTACACCCTGCTCGCGCCCCTGGCGTCGGGCGGCATGGGTGAGGTGTACCTGGGCCGCCTCGAAGGCGTGGAGGGCTTCGAGAAGCTGGTGGTGATCAAGAAGATCCTTCCCCAGCTCGCCCACGACGACGACTTCCGCGGCCGCTTCGTCTCCGAGGCCCGGGTGCTGGTGAAGCTGCACCACGGCTCGGTGGCCCAGGTGCTCGACATGGGCGAGCGAGAGGGCGAGCTCTACATCGCCCTGGAGTTCGTGGACGGCAAAGACCTGCGCAAGGTGGCCGCCCGCTGCAAGGAGCGCGGCCACACCGTGCCCCTCGGCCTGACGCTCTTCGTGATGATGCGGGTGCTCGACGCGCTGGCCTACGCGCACCGCAAGAAGGACGAGGCCGACCAGGACCTGAACCTCGTCCACCGCGACGTGAGCCCGCAGAACGTGCTCATCAGCTACGAGGGCGAGGTCAAGGTCATCGACTTCGGCCTGGCCAAGAGCTCGCTGAGCCTGGGCCGCACCAGCCCGAGCGTGGTGCTGGGCAAGTTCTTCTACATGTCGCCGGAGCAGGCCAAGCACCAGAAGGTCGACCGCCGCAGCGACCTCTACGCCGCCGGCATCTGCCTCTACGAGCTCATCGCCGGCAAGAACCCCTTCGAGAGCGTGCCCCAGGGCGAGCTCATGGCGAAGGTGGCCAATCCGCAGATCGAGCCGCTGGGCCAGGCCATGCCCGGGGTTCCGCCCGCGGTGGAGCAGCTGGTGATGCGCGCCCTGGCGCCGGATCCGAAGGATCGCTTCGCCAGCGCCGAAGAGATGCGCGGTCGGCTCATGGCCGCCATGCTCGAGCTGGATCCGGGCGCGGGGCCGGAGTCGCTCGCCCACTTCATGCGCGCGGTCTTCACCGGCGAGCACGCCCAGGAGCGGAAGATCTTCGCCCAGCTGCGTGAAGCCGGCCGCGAGGCCCGCCCCGACGCGCGCACCGGGCTCATGCCCGTGCTGCAGATCGCCGACGCCAAGCCGCCCGACGCCCGCGCGAACACGGTGGTGGCCGAGGTGGTGGCGCCGCCCAAGCCGATGACGCCCGCCACCGCGGAGACGCACGTGGGGCCGGTGCCCGAGTCGAACCGGGAGACGCTGGCGGCGATGCCCGCCCTCAGCGTGCCCGAGCCCTCGCAGACCGACGTCTTCCAGCTTCCCGGCGGCCGCGAGGCCGAGGCCACCCGCCCTGCCGAGACGGGCGAGATGCCGGTGCTGTCCCAGAGCGCCGCGGACACCGGGGAGATGCGCGCGCTGCCGGGCGCCGACCTCGACAGCGGGCCCACCGAGGGGGCGTTCGAGTTCCAGATGCCGGAGGACTCCGGTGGTCACCGCACCACCGATCCGGCTCGGGCGCCCCTCGAGCCCGGCCGACGCCCGATCGTCCAGGCGGAGCCGGCGCCGCGCCTGAGCCCGCCGGCGGGCGCGCTGCCTGGCCTCATCCACGCCACCGCGCCCATTGCCGCGCTCGACACCCGCGAGGACCCGCAGGAGTTCCAGCTCCCGGGCCACGAGGAGCCCAAGCTCGAGCCTTCGCAGCCCATCATCCAGGCCGCGATGGTGGAGGATGAGCCGCCGCGCTCGGCGCCGCCGGTGCTGGCGCCGCCCTCGAACGTCCCCGGCCCGCCGGTGCTCTCGGCCTCGCCGACGCCTCGCGCAGCGCAAGCCCCGCGCTCGCCCTCCTCCGCCGCCGTGCCCCGGCCTGCGCCCGTGGCGCCGAAGTCTGAAGCGCCCGGTCTGCCGAAGGTGGTCATCGCGGCGGAGCTCTCCACGGATCCGCCGAAGGCGCCGCCCGGCCGACGCCCGAACACCTCGCCGGCCCCTTCGTCGCGGCGGCCGCCCTCGCCCTCCAGCCCGGGCACGCCCCAGCACGCGCCGCCGGTGCTGTCCGGCCAGCCCACGCAGCGGGTCACGGGCGGGCCCGTGCAGATTGCGCCCACCCAAGCGCGCACGGCGCCGTCCAACGTCCCCAGCCGGCGCAACTCGCTCCTGGTGGGCCTGGCCATCGGCGCGGGCCTGGTGCTGGTGGTGGTGATCGGGTTGCTCGCGTGGAGCTTCTCGCACCCCGGTTGAGCGGACGCCCCCAGCGGAGGTTGTGAGTCGGGCACCTCGCGGGTAGATAAGCCGCAGGACCGCCGCGTGGATCTCACCCAGAACGATTGGCTGCAGCGCCTGGTGGAGCACGCTCCCCCGGCGGTGGCGCCCCAGATCCCGCCGGGCGGCGCGGTGGGCCGGGTGCGCGCCGCGCGAAAGCTCCTCGCGGATCGCCTCGCCGACCTGGGCCTGCTCTACGGCACCCCGCTGCTCTCCGCCGACCTCGCCCCCGACCAGGCCCCGCGCGAGCGGCTCTTCCTGGCCGTCCACGCCGGGCTGGTGAACCTGGCACGCGCGCTGGCCGAGGCCATGGGACGTCCCGGGTCGCGCCGCGACGCGGACGTGGCCGTGGTCTTCCTCGCCTACAGCGGCGCGCCCAAGGCGGCGGCGAAGCTGGCCAGGGACGACAAGCCCTCGAGCCGCGCGGTGGCCAAGGCCTTCGCCACGGCGGCCGAGCGCCTGTCCGAGCGGCTGGAGCTGCTCACGGGCGATCTCGTCTACGGCGTGCCCCTGCACAACGGGCTGAACTACGCCGCCGCGTGGAGCTTCGGGCGCATCGCGGTGGCCTACTTCGCCGAGGGAAAGCTCGACGTGAGCGCCGTGGAGCGCCGCCTGGCCGACCAGGGTCGGGATCGCGCCGCGCTGGTGGAGGCGTTGGTGGAGCTGGTCTGGGCGGCCGGCCCGCCGACGCCGTCCGTTCGGCGCGCCGTGGCCCGACAGGTCTCCGCGCTCGATCTGCCCCGAGCGAGCTCCAAGGCCGTGAAAGCCGCGCTCGAGGAGCCGGGCGGTCCGTCTGCGTTGGCGGCCAAGGTTCGCGGCCGCGAGCACCGACGCTTCGTGCTCGCGCAGGCGGTGCTGGCGAGCCTCGTCGACGGCCGGCGGACCGCCGCCGAGAAGCGCTTCCTGACCGAGCTGGCCAAGGCCTTCGGCTTCCCCGACGACGAGCTGCGCGCGCTGGAGTTGGGGCTCGCGGGCTTCTACGCCGAGCACCGCGAGTTCGTGGACACCTTCACGGCCGGTGAAGCGGGCGTGGAGCTCGCCGACGAGCTCGTCGACGACCTCTCGCGCAAGGTGGAGAAGAACCTGTCCGCCGTCGTGCAGGAGCTGAAGCAGACCGGCGAGCTGGCGGAGCTGCTCGCGAAGGCCGCACGCGGCAACACGCTCTCCGTCGACGAGCGCGCGCGCATGCGCCAGGACCTGCTCGACGTCGCCAAGGCCGTGCCCAGCCTGGCCATCCTGGCTGCACCCGGTGGACTCTTGCTGCTGGCTGCGCTGACGAAGGTGCTGCCGTTCTCGATCCTGCCCAGCGCCTGGGATCAGCGATCGAAGAAGATCAGCTCCTAGTTCAGCGAACTACGCGCGGCGCAGGCGGACGGCGAGGCGCTTCACGTCCTCGGCGGAGCGCATGGTGGCGGTCTTCGACTTCTCCGCCTCCACCTGCTTCTCGAGCTTGTCGGCCATGCCCGCCGCATCCGAGGCCTTGGCGCCCGAGTCGAGCAGCCAGTGCACCGCCATGATGGCCGCGAAGCGCGCCTCGTCCTGGTTCTGGACGGCGTCGTTGTCGGCGCCGTCGAGCGGCTTCTGGATGGCGTCGAAGAGCGCGGAGAGGGCGTCGGCCTTGCCCGAGTGGCCCAGCTCCAGCGCCGCGCGGGTGCGCACGAACGGGTTCGGATCCTGGAGCTTCGCCGTCCAGCAGCTCACCGAGCCGGTGGCGCAGTTGGTGGCCAGCGCGGCCTTGTACTGCTTGAGGCGCGCGGTCACCTCCTTGATCTGGGCCTGGCAGTCGGCATCGCCGATCTCGGCCTCCTTGCACTCGCCGGTGAGCCGCTTCTCCTCGCCGTTGAAGGCGCTGTCGTACGCCTTGGCCTCGGCGGCGTCGCCCATCAGGGCCACCGTCTTGTAGGCCTCCTCGCGGTAGCCGATGGACTCCTTCGGCGCGTCCATCTTCTTGGCCACGGCGGCCACGGCGCTCTTGTCGCCGATGAAGCGCAGCGCGCGCATGTACGTGTTGCGCGCGGCGACCTCCTCGTCGCCGAGCATTTCGGTGAGCGGCTTCACGGCCTTGGTGCTGCGCATGCGGCCCAGCGCGTCGGCGGCCTGCATGCGGGTGGCGTACTGCAGCTGCGCGTCCTCGTCCTTGTAGCTGAGGAGCTTGAGCAGCTCGCTCTCGGCGCGGCTGTCGTTCAGGTCACCCAGCATCTGCGCGGTCTTGGCGAGCACGGCGCCGCGGAGGATGCCGTGGTCCTTGGCCCAGCCCGCGAACTTGGGGTCCGAGCCCTTGAGGTCGCCGATGAGCATGTCCGTGGAGGGCTTGCCGATCTCGTAGATGGCGAAGCTCGACTCCGCGAAGAAGCTCATGCCCTTGCGCTCCTCGTAGAGCATCTGGTGCACGGCGGGCAGCGCGCCCGGATCGGCGATCTGGCCCAGGGCCATGATGGCCTTCTTGTTCACGAAGGGCTCGATGCTGGTGTCGGTGGCGATGTCCGAGAGCGACTTCACGCCCGCGGGATCCTTCAAGTCGCCGAGCGCGTTGATGGCCTCGATGACGGTGTAGTTGTCCTTGCTCTTGAGCAGCTTGAGCAGGCCCGGGGTGGCGCCCTTGTCGCCGAGCTGGCCGAGCGTGCGGGCGATGGCCTTGTTGGCGTGGTTCGCCTCTTCGGTGGCGTGATCGGCGCCGGAGCCGCGGGAGATGTCCACGGCGTCGACGAGCTCGGGCACCACGCTCTTGTCGCCCATGTCGCCGAGGGCGCTGGCCGCGGCGGCCACCACGTCCCCGGGCTGGTTCTTGAGCAGGCTCGCCACCAGGGTGGCCCCGCCGGGATCCTTGGCGGTCTTGGCGACCTCCTGGAGGTGGGCGGCGTCGGCCTTCTTCTCGCGCTCGGTGTGGTCGTTGTTGATCTTGTCGACCCAGAACTTCACCGTCTTCGGATCCCCCGACGTGCAGCCAAAGAGGCCGACGGCGAGAAGGCCAGCCAGGAGCTTCCGCGACGAAGCAACGCGCATGACGGTCCTCATTCTCAGGTAGGCGCAGCCCCCCGGCCGCGCAGCGGGATTGGGTGAACTAGCACCGTGTTTCGGCAGGGGTCAACGCCGCGAAGCGCCATCGGTTCACGCCTTGGCGGGCCCGGGGGGGCTGCTATGCTGCCCAGCGGCCCCATGCACGCGCGCGCACCCAGGCAGCGGCCGCACCTCTCGACTTGGCTCCTGCTCACGGGCCTGGCCTTTTCCGCTCCCGCGCATGCCGCGCAGCCCCTCTCCGCCGAGGAGCAGGACCAGCTCGATTCCGCCCTGCGCGACCGCTCCGGGCCGATGAAGGTGCGCCTCCAGGCCGCGCTGATCCTCAGCCGGTCAGGCGGGCCCGAGGCCGTTCCGGCGCTGGTCGATGCGCTGGACGATCCGGATTTTCCGGTGCGCGCCGCGGCCTGCATGGCCCTGGGCAACGTGGGAGACGCGCGCGCCGCCGACGCACTGTTGCACCGGCTGAATGATCCCCAGGACTTCGTCCGCGACGAGGCCACCGAGGGCGTGCAGCACCTGGTGCAGCGCGGGTACGGGCGCGCGGTGGAAGACGCGGCCCGTCGCGCGGATCCGGAGGCGCGGGCCAAGGCCGTGGCCATCGGTGCGACGCTGGGCGAATCTCAGGGCACCAAGCTCTTGGCGCAGGGCATCGCGGATCCGGATCTCTCGGTGCGCAACGCGGCGGCGCAGGCGCTCGCGGGCTGGCCGCCGCCGGAGAGCCAGCGCTTCCTGATGGCGCAGCTGGCGTCGCCAGATCCGAAGGTGCGCGCGGCGGCGGCGCGGCTCTGCGGCGAGAAGCACGTGAGCCAGGCGGTGCCGGTGCTGATGCAGATGTTGGTGTCGACCAGCGAGAGCTCCGAGGTCGTCGACGCCTCCCGCAACGCGCTCCTCGACCTCTCGGACCAGCTCGACCTGCCGCACCTGCAGGAGAAGGCGCACCACGGGGGCCGCGTGGAGCGTGAGCAGGCGCTGGCCGTGCTGGCCTCGATTCGCAACGAGGGAATCTACGACCTGCTCGTCGCCACCCTCGACGATCCGGACGTGGAGCTGCGCGGTGCCGCGGCGCTGGACCTCGGCGTGTTCGGGGATCCGCGCGCGGCGCAGAAGATCTCGGTGCTCGCGGGTCGGCCGGAGAACGAGTCGATCCAGCGGACGCTGGAGGCTTCGCTGAAGCTGCTGCAGCGCTGATGGCTACTTGCGCGGGCCGGCGCGGAACAGCGGCGCTTCTTCAATCGGCCAGCCGTAGAGCGTGGACAGCTTGGCGCTCGTGAGGAGCTCGGTCGAGCCGGTCTCGACCTTGCCTCCCGCGCCCACGAGCGCCACCGCGTGCGCGTACGTGCGCGCGAGGTTGGGATCGTGCAGCACCACCGCAACCGACGCGCCTTCTGCGGCCCACGCGCGCGCCCGCTCGAGCGCGTGCGCCTGGTGGCCGAGATCCAGGTGCGCCGTCGGCTCATCCAGCAAGACCACCGGCGCGGCCTGGCAGCGCGCCCGCGCGAGCAGCACGCGTCGCCGCTCGCCGCCGGAGAGCGCCGCCATCGGCCGACCCGCGAGCTCCAGCACCTCCAGCTCGGCCAGCGCCGCGCGGGCCTTCTCGCGATCCGAATCGCCCTCGACGCCCCACGCACCCAGGTGCGGCGCGCGCCCCATGAGCACCACCTCGAGCGCGGTGAAGCCGGCGTCTACCGGCGCGTCCTGGGGCACCAGGGCGATGCGCTGGGCCCGCTCGCGGCGATTGAGGGTCGTCAGCTCGCGGTCGCCGAGGAGCACGCGCCCCGAAGAACTGTCGAGCAGCCCTGCCATCAGCCGCAGCAGCGTGCTCTTGCCCGCGCCATTCGGTCCGAGCAGCGCCAGCACCTGGCCGGGACGCAGCTCGAGGCTCACGCCCTCGAGAACAGGCGTCTGGCCGTAGGCGAAGCGCAACCCTTCGGCGCGCAGCGAGAGACCTTCCACGTGCTACTCCGGCACAGGCTCGGGCGGCGGCGGCTCACCCGCCGGCTCGGCAGTCGGCTCGGATCCGGATCCGGCCTCGACCGGGGCCTCGGGTTCGGAGGGCGGCGGCTCCTCGCGCTCCGGCTCGAGCTCCACCTTCGCGAGATCGATCTTGAGCAGGATCCGCGCGCTCTCCCGCGGCGGGAGCTGAATCGGCATGCGCCAGATCAAGCAGCTTCCCTGGTACGTGCGCTCGAAGCCTTCTTCCGAGTGGTTGATCGTCTCCACCGGATAGCTCCAGAGCTCGGCTTCGCGATCCACGGTGAGGTCGATGGCCACGCCCTGCTGCTCGTCCATGAGCCGCACGGTGTTGGTGCCGCCAAGGTTCAAGGTCGCGCCCAGCGGGGCCTTCTTGCCGTCGGGCAGCTCGAGGTAGCGCTCCGGCTCCTGCGGCGAGAGCAAGGTGAGATTGAGCTCCGGCGCGAACACGAACGCGAGCGGCGCGTCGCCCTGGTTCTCGAGGATGTACTCGGCTTCCAACGTGGCGGCGTCGATGGGCAGGTGGAAGGTCTTCTCCACCAGCAGCGTCCGCGGGCCGTCGGGGAGGTTGAGCTTGCCCTCGCGCACCAGCGTCACCGACGCGGAGAGGTCGCCGTCCTCGTCCACGCCCGAGGCCTCGATGGCGTAGGGCTTGCCCGCGAACTCGCCGACGTCGCCGTCCTTGCCGCGCACGAGCTGGTCCAGCCCGAAGCCCGGCGCGTAGAAGCGGTCGATGAAGGAGAGCCGTCGGTAGCCGTCGTCGACGACCTTCGCCGCCAGGCCCGGCTCCTTCTCGCGCAAATTGAGATGGATGTCGGGCGGCGCGCCCTCGGCCTTGGCCAGCGCAGGCCTGGCCGCGAGCGCGCGCAGGTCCGCGTGGTAGGCCTCTTCGCGCCGCGCGACCACGTGGGTCAAGCAGGTCGCCAGCGGACGGAAGTCGAGCTCCGCCAGCGCGCCGCCTTCGTCGGGATCCACCAGCGCCGACACCTGCGCGTTCGCGAGCAGCGCCTCGTCGCGCAGGTCGCCGTCGAGGTCGTCCTCGTCGTACTCGATGAAGTCGCCCTCGCCGCGCGTCTCCGCGTCGACCAGGTTCTCGGCGCGAATCAGCGCCGCGTAGCACGCGTGGCGCAGGTGCGGCAGGTAGAGCCCGCCGAACGCGCCGTGCCAGTAGGCGCAGTTGCACTGGCCCTTGTAGAGCTCGCGACGCGCCGCCTGGAGCCGAGCGGTCTCGCCCAGCTCGGCCTCCGCCTCGGCCAGCTTGTGGCTCGCGTGGAGCATGCGCTTGTGGAGCGCGTTCGCCTCGGGATAGCGGGCGAGGAACATGGGCCA
Encoded proteins:
- a CDS encoding amidohydrolase family protein; amino-acid sequence: MPDTLSHPWRLILLAAIALSGCHRTELERARAHPKFDVHLHLMHGQVARAAALMAREGVVGGVNLSGGPAGEGLEQSLMETQYAPKVKLLVFTNIDFNGFGTPGWTEREVARLELAEKEGAAGLKIFKTLGLGIRDPEGRLARVDDPRIAPIFAAAGRLHLPVAIHTGDPKAFFVPDSPQNERHEELSLHPNWSFARPGYPSWEALFAQFENAVRAHPETTFIGLHFGNDPEEPFRVGELLDRYPNLYVDVAARVGELGRQDPKKLRALFIAHKDRILFGTDWAVDADSMVLGAGNGHPETLADLDTFFARHAEFFETDHARIAHPVPIQGRWTVDAIDLPDDVRDALYTGNAIRLFHLESLPAEQPVPK
- a CDS encoding FHA domain-containing protein; the protein is MWQILINGPGYFDTSYNLPEGDTHLGRADENEVVLTGDKVSRRHARLRVNGGQVTLEDLGSRNGTQLAQKPVSGTVPLSDGDIVTVGENTLTLHMAGQAEASRTEMVDFAKHGQVAASTLSKEAAELAGQVLFTRDLRENSFIASFEAAKGMSVAELQTASSDHDGVQVKSLALLYKVVDALATSGSLDAFLQQMLDMVMELAAAKTGVVLLKNARGSFSPVVVRHAGKLQKGEVPVSDAIVAEVVQKKVALVVGDAQDDERFKSRESVILYAMKQVLCVPMVHEGNLIGLVYLNREADPSAGGMSLEAMLDLLTAIAQLAAAGAQQAKLKAKVQNEERIRRALERFHAPEVVDRLVKDLGKGQQIGAKVDERVVTVVFADIVGFTALTERLPAARVVELLNEFYRRMTRVIFSFGGTVDKFIGDSVMAVFGAPYTKSDDAVRAVRAALAMRREFADMIQTRPGDERCGIKLALNTGKVLAGTVGSDDRLEYTALGDPVNTASRLEESALPGQILATQETIEAVGERFQTNPLGPRELRGKSEAVLVHELVEEDPNWTTNPGI
- a CDS encoding protein kinase, with the protein product MIGEKAAKGLRPFAPQSFGRYTLLAPLASGGMGEVYLGRLEGVEGFEKLVVIKKILPQLAHDDDFRGRFVSEARVLVKLHHGSVAQVLDMGEREGELYIALEFVDGKDLRKVAARCKERGHTVPLGLTLFVMMRVLDALAYAHRKKDEADQDLNLVHRDVSPQNVLISYEGEVKVIDFGLAKSSLSLGRTSPSVVLGKFFYMSPEQAKHQKVDRRSDLYAAGICLYELIAGKNPFESVPQGELMAKVANPQIEPLGQAMPGVPPAVEQLVMRALAPDPKDRFASAEEMRGRLMAAMLELDPGAGPESLAHFMRAVFTGEHAQERKIFAQLREAGREARPDARTGLMPVLQIADAKPPDARANTVVAEVVAPPKPMTPATAETHVGPVPESNRETLAAMPALSVPEPSQTDVFQLPGGREAEATRPAETGEMPVLSQSAADTGEMRALPGADLDSGPTEGAFEFQMPEDSGGHRTTDPARAPLEPGRRPIVQAEPAPRLSPPAGALPGLIHATAPIAALDTREDPQEFQLPGHEEPKLEPSQPIIQAAMVEDEPPRSAPPVLAPPSNVPGPPVLSASPTPRAAQAPRSPSSAAVPRPAPVAPKSEAPGLPKVVIAAELSTDPPKAPPGRRPNTSPAPSSRRPPSPSSPGTPQHAPPVLSGQPTQRVTGGPVQIAPTQARTAPSNVPSRRNSLLVGLAIGAGLVLVVVIGLLAWSFSHPG
- a CDS encoding DUF533 domain-containing protein, giving the protein MDLTQNDWLQRLVEHAPPAVAPQIPPGGAVGRVRAARKLLADRLADLGLLYGTPLLSADLAPDQAPRERLFLAVHAGLVNLARALAEAMGRPGSRRDADVAVVFLAYSGAPKAAAKLARDDKPSSRAVAKAFATAAERLSERLELLTGDLVYGVPLHNGLNYAAAWSFGRIAVAYFAEGKLDVSAVERRLADQGRDRAALVEALVELVWAAGPPTPSVRRAVARQVSALDLPRASSKAVKAALEEPGGPSALAAKVRGREHRRFVLAQAVLASLVDGRRTAAEKRFLTELAKAFGFPDDELRALELGLAGFYAEHREFVDTFTAGEAGVELADELVDDLSRKVEKNLSAVVQELKQTGELAELLAKAARGNTLSVDERARMRQDLLDVAKAVPSLAILAAPGGLLLLAALTKVLPFSILPSAWDQRSKKISS
- a CDS encoding HEAT repeat domain-containing protein, with amino-acid sequence MRVASSRKLLAGLLAVGLFGCTSGDPKTVKFWVDKINNDHTEREKKADAAHLQEVAKTAKDPGGATLVASLLKNQPGDVVAAAASALGDMGDKSVVPELVDAVDISRGSGADHATEEANHANKAIARTLGQLGDKGATPGLLKLLKSKDNYTVIEAINALGDLKDPAGVKSLSDIATDTSIEPFVNKKAIMALGQIADPGALPAVHQMLYEERKGMSFFAESSFAIYEIGKPSTDMLIGDLKGSDPKFAGWAKDHGILRGAVLAKTAQMLGDLNDSRAESELLKLLSYKDEDAQLQYATRMQAADALGRMRSTKAVKPLTEMLGDEEVAARNTYMRALRFIGDKSAVAAVAKKMDAPKESIGYREEAYKTVALMGDAAEAKAYDSAFNGEEKRLTGECKEAEIGDADCQAQIKEVTARLKQYKAALATNCATGSVSCWTAKLQDPNPFVRTRAALELGHSGKADALSALFDAIQKPLDGADNDAVQNQDEARFAAIMAVHWLLDSGAKASDAAGMADKLEKQVEAEKSKTATMRSAEDVKRLAVRLRRA
- a CDS encoding HEAT repeat domain-containing protein, with amino-acid sequence MHARAPRQRPHLSTWLLLTGLAFSAPAHAAQPLSAEEQDQLDSALRDRSGPMKVRLQAALILSRSGGPEAVPALVDALDDPDFPVRAAACMALGNVGDARAADALLHRLNDPQDFVRDEATEGVQHLVQRGYGRAVEDAARRADPEARAKAVAIGATLGESQGTKLLAQGIADPDLSVRNAAAQALAGWPPPESQRFLMAQLASPDPKVRAAAARLCGEKHVSQAVPVLMQMLVSTSESSEVVDASRNALLDLSDQLDLPHLQEKAHHGGRVEREQALAVLASIRNEGIYDLLVATLDDPDVELRGAAALDLGVFGDPRAAQKISVLAGRPENESIQRTLEASLKLLQR
- a CDS encoding ABC transporter ATP-binding protein; translation: MEGLSLRAEGLRFAYGQTPVLEGVSLELRPGQVLALLGPNGAGKSTLLRLMAGLLDSSSGRVLLGDRELTTLNRRERAQRIALVPQDAPVDAGFTALEVVLMGRAPHLGAWGVEGDSDREKARAALAELEVLELAGRPMAALSGGERRRVLLARARCQAAPVVLLDEPTAHLDLGHQAHALERARAWAAEGASVAVVLHDPNLARTYAHAVALVGAGGKVETGSTELLTSAKLSTLYGWPIEEAPLFRAGPRK
- a CDS encoding DUF1926 domain-containing protein, whose amino-acid sequence is MRKVQLLFAVHCHQPVGNFDAVFTKAFERAYRPFLDALGQHPNAKIALHLSGPLLEWLERERRTFLDDVRALLARGQLELLGGGLEEPILSALPDRDAQGQLAAMRVRLNELFGVEPRGLWLTERVWEPDLPRLLAPEGLRYTFVDESHLRAAGVEGPLRGYYVTEHAGAPLALFPIDQQLRMKLPQAPVDEVLALIREAANGPERVGGAGITFGDDGEKFGLWPGTYEWVHERGWLKEFFGALAESDAIESVLPSEYLARFPAQDRVYLPSASYPELMQWALPPARARRLAELRRTLSAEPDGAADLDLLRGGSWPMFLARYPEANALHKRMLHASHKLAEAEAELGETARLQAARRELYKGQCNCAYWHGAFGGLYLPHLRHACYAALIRAENLVDAETRGEGDFIEYDEDDLDGDLRDEALLANAQVSALVDPDEGGALAELDFRPLATCLTHVVARREEAYHADLRALAARPALAKAEGAPPDIHLNLREKEPGLAAKVVDDGYRRLSFIDRFYAPGFGLDQLVRGKDGDVGEFAGKPYAIEASGVDEDGDLSASVTLVREGKLNLPDGPRTLLVEKTFHLPIDAATLEAEYILENQGDAPLAFVFAPELNLTLLSPQEPERYLELPDGKKAPLGATLNLGGTNTVRLMDEQQGVAIDLTVDREAELWSYPVETINHSEEGFERTYQGSCLIWRMPIQLPPRESARILLKIDLAKVELEPEREEPPPSEPEAPVEAGSGSEPTAEPAGEPPPPEPVPE